The segment atctatctatctatatgtaacgacctgtttagtcattttgagcagcagattttattctggaaaaactgtcttggtcgacggatcccacgacggaccgtcatgggcatgacggaccgtcgagggggtctcgttccaaaacacttcgaattctgaaatttgggtacagaaatcgactctctgaacttcgtgacgaagaggcaggacggaccgtcacaggcatgacgggccttCACAGATCCTTTAGTAAAAAattaagtctctgaactctgtgacgactcaggaggacggaccgtcgcaggcacgacagcccgtcacagattgcgtaatcccaggctgggttggatttctgttaaatgttttaaggggcgttttgggaaattgcttgcttgatcacgaatcttcggtggaggtaggttatggtttttaagctattcgtagtagactcttaatagcgaatgatatgtgttgggtagtattataaaacgttttatattcttaattgtgtgcttacatgatgtgattatataattgtgatgaataagcatgatgagtctattgaatctctaatcctaaatttaccttgttaatgatgatgcctttgtataaaagaaggcttgatgaactaaagtaatgaggtcgatgatgccttggtagaagagaaggcttgatgaactaaagtaatgtggttgatgatgccttggtataaaagaaggcttgatgaattaatagaataagattagtggagcgggtgtcacgaaccgacacgtagaattagtggagcgggtgtcacgaaccgacacatagaattaggggatcgggtgtcacgaatcgacatgtagaattaggggatcgggtgtcacgaaccgacccgtagaattaggggatcgggtgtcacgaaccgacacgtagaaattagaggatcgggtgtcacgaaccgacacgtagaattaggggattgggtgtcacgaaccgacacgtagaattaggggatcagagtgtcacataccgatacaagaggaataaagataatgaatcttgaaattatgttaataaattcgaatgaaaagaacatatatcccaaatgagtatagtgtggagacttgagttctcataggtgTGTTTGATGTGGTTACACATGATTTATGAACTTGTTGCTTTCACCTGTTAAGGAATATggtcgattttatgttattatctgatatatactgttttctattttgagttgcctgatgatacctactcagtacttttGCCTTGTACTGatccctacttgtatttgttttcttgattatttgtggagtgtagcaaacgtgccgtcgccttcaactcaaccgcaactctagccagtcttcattacactggatttcagggtgagctaatgcttctagcttggactggatcttcctcttcatgtctagatgccttgaacttccggcatagactagctttttacttattttagcttcttagatactcttagattagtaatatGAGGATAGATATTCTTTTGATGATGATTTCccgattttgggaataataagtattgagttttagaagttatttattaattgcgttaatgagttttaagtcttccgcattgtattctgtttattatggttaaaacgttggtgtttagattggttggtttgctcacataggaggataaatgtgggtgccactcacgacgcattttgggtcgtgacaaatttggtatcagagcattaggttcgttggtctcatcacagaAGAACGAgcatcaggttcttgcttatcttagcgggttatctgatcagggccagacacctccagtgttttctgcaccagcatcttaggttccggaggtacaacatgcagctactgtggctccccgcatggctgcctcattggaaataggcacgtttcctcgtctgactacagggcctataatgacaaatgatcagcatgaacttttcagtaagttcttgaaatttaaacctccagtcttcaagggtgctgaatctgaggatgcctacgattttttggttgactgtcatgagctactacacaagatgggtatagtaaaacagtttggtgttgagtttgtgacttatcagtttcaagaaaacgccaaaatgtggtggcggtcacatgttgagtgccaaccaacagaggcacaacctatgacttgggcatcattctctagcttgtttatggagaagtatatcccccggactttgagggataggaaaagagatgagttcttgagcctagagcaaggtaggatgtcggttactgcatatgaggctaagtttcgtgcattatccaggtatgccacccaactttatttcagtccacaagagcggattcgccgttttgtgaaggggttgaggtcagaattgcggatttcagccttacaggtagcggctacggcaaaatcctttcaagaagtggtagacttcgtgatagaggtggaaggagtgaagccaaatgacttcaccatggcatcgacatcaaaaaggtttcaaaagggaggtgagtttaattgttcttactctagaggacagggttcaggaggttactcagtccgaccaattcagtcttcactacagagtgtagttgggggtccacctaagaccagtcaacacttctctgagagacctatgcttgactccagagagtgttatggatgtggggagactggacatattaggaggaattgtccaaaactgAGTTATAGACctccaatagctagaggtagaggtggtcatggtagaggccgttattctggaggacgtggtggccgaggtaatggtggtaaccaaaacggccggggtgacggacaaatgggaactactgcagcgcaacatggtaggggcaacgggaaAACAGgggatagggcccattgttacgcttttcctgggcggtcggaagcggagacatcagatgctgttatcacgggtaatcttttggtttgtgattgtatggcttctgtattattttatCCAGggtccacattttcatatgtatcttcctcatttgctactgttcttaatttacattgtgaattgcgtGACATACCTATTtgtgtgtctactccggtgggtgagtctgtgatagttgaaaaactatataggtcttgtttggtgacttttgtggggagaaatacttatgtagactcgGTTATcatagaaatggttgattttgatgtaattcagggtatgacttggctttctccaaattttgcgatcttggattgtaatgctaaaattgtgACGTTAgacaagcctgggacagatccgttattgtgggagggcgactacacttccactccggttcgtatcatctcctttcttcatgctaagagaatggttagtaaagggtgtttagctttcttggcacatctcagggatgacactacccaagtaccttcaattgagtcagtttcggtagtccgtgagtttctggatgtgttccctgcagatcttcctggtatgccaccggatagagatattgatttttgcatcgATCTGGAAcagggtactcgccccatttctatacccccttatagaatggctcccgtggagttaagagagttaaaggcccaacttcaagagttgttgagcaaaggattcattagaccaagtgcatctccttggggtgctctggtattatttgtgaagaagagggatgggagttttcggatgtgcatagactaccggcagttgaacaaggtaactattaagaacaagtatctcattcctcgcattgatgacttgttcgatcagttacaaggtgcttgtgtcttctctaagattgacttgagatacGGTTagcatcaattgaaaatacgggcaacggatgtgccaaagactgcttttaggaccaggtatgggcattacaaatttatagtgatgtcttttggtcttacgaatgcccctgctactttcatgagcttgatgaacgggatttttaagccatatctggatcacTTTGTggtcgtatttattgatgatatattggtatactcaaagagcaagaaggaatatgcggagcacttgagaattgtattggaaatgttgaggatgcagtgtccttcgtggggcatgtggtttgtaaggatggggtgatggtggatccttctaagattgagacagtgaagaattgggtaagacctactaatgtgtcagaaataaggagctttgttggtttagctagctattaccgtcgatttgtcaagggaatTCTCTTACATTGCTTcacaattgacgaacttgactaagcagaatgttccatttgtatggtcggacgaatgtcaggaaagctttcagaaactcaggACCTTGttaactactgcaccaatccttaccctgccagtggaagttaagaatttcattgtctattgtgatgtaTCTTATTCGGGTtcgggtgcagtgctaatgcaagagaagaacgtaagaACTTATTCTTCAAGGTAATTAAAgatgcatgaacgtaattatccgacccatgatttggaattggctgtggtagtgtttgcattaaagcaatggagacattatttatatggggttaagtgtgaagtctacacggatcatcgtatcctacagtatgtttttacccaaaaagatttgaacttgagacagaggagatggatggaactactgaaggactacgacatcgctatcttgtatcatccaggaaaggctaatgttatggcagacgccttaagtagaagggcaggaagcatgggaagtctagctcacttgcaagtttctagacgcccattggctagagaagttcaaaCTCTGGCTAATAaatttatgaggctagaagtaaatgagaagggaggatttttggccagtgtggaggcaagatcttcttttcttgacaagattaagggaaagcagtttaccgatgagaaGCTGATCCGGAaccgagataaggtgttgcgaggaaaggctaaggaagcaatgatcgatgaggaaggttttttgagaataaagggaagggtatgtgtgccccgtgttgatgatttgatccacactattctcacagaggctcatagttccggatattctatacatcctggtgcaaccaagatgtaccgtgacctaaagcaacacttttggtggagtagaataaagcgcgacattgttgattttgttgccaaatatccaaattgtcagcaagtaaagtatgaacaccagaggcccggaggaacacttcaaagaatgcccattcctgaatggaagtgggagagaattgcaatggacttcgtggttggtcttccaaagacattggggaagtttgactctatttgggtaattgtggacaaattaactaagtctgctcacttcatcctgatcaaggtgacctacaatgtagagaagttagctagactctacatctcagaaattgttcgattgcatggagttccactttccatcatatcagatagatgtacgtagtttacttctaagttttggagaacattgcatgctgaattaggtactaggttggacctttgtattgcatttcaccctcagatcgatggtcagtctgagcgaacaattcaggtgttggaagatatgtttcgtgcatgtgtgatagaatttgggagTCATtcggataacttcttacccttagcggagttttcatacaataatagctatcactcaagtattgatatggctcctttcgaatcattgtatgggaggagatgtaggtctcccattggttggtttgatgcatttgaggttagaccttggggtactgatcttttgagggattcattagagaaagtgaaatctattcaagaaaatcttttagcggctcaaagcaggcaaaaggaatatgcagatcgaaaggttagagacttggagttcatggagggtgagcaagtcttgctgaaggtttcgcccatgaaaggggtgatgcggtttgggaaAAGAGTTAAGTTAaacccaaggtatattggaccattcgAAGTACTTAGGTAGGTAGTGGAGGTGTCTTATGAATTAGTCTTGCCCCCAGGAAGCCTTGCACCCaagactgtcaggagtgcatccggtatttcatgtgtctatgttgaaaagttaccatggggatgaaaactacattattcgttgggattcagttctgcttgatgagaatttgtcttatgaggaggagcctgttgctattttagatagagaagtccgcaagatgaggtcaagggagattgcatccatcaaagttcaatggaagaatcgaccagttgaagaagccacttgggagaaggaggcagatatgcaagaaagatacccacacctgtttacagattcaagtactccttttcgctattgcttttcttcttatgatcgttcgaggacaaacgatgggtaaattggtatctattgtaacgacctgtttagtcattttgagcagcagattttattctggaaaaactgtcttggtcAACGGATcccaagacggaccgtcatgggcatgacggaccttCGAGGGGGTCTCgatccaaaacacttagaattctaaaatttgggtacggaaattgactctctaaacttcgtgacaaagtggcaggacggacagtcacaggcatgacgggtcGTCACAGATCCTTTAGTAAAAAATTGAGTCTTTGAACTCTCTGACGACTCAGCaagacgaaccgtcgcaggcatgacggcccgtcacagactgcgtaatcccaggctgggtcggatttctgtttaattttttaaggggcgttttggactattcctgcttataattataaagttagtggttgaatattaataatccaatttcttgagggttaaaagagataaccttgaattaattaatgggttaattcaccatcttttatacttaattatatgctaattaggataaaagaaagagggtttgaataagaaaaatagaaagaacaatgagagggaaagagaacgatcgagagaagagggaaacaaagaggaaacaaagctttgggaaattgattgcttgatcacgaatcttcgatagaggtaggttatggtttttatgttattcgtagtagactcttgatagcgaatgatatgtgtttggtagtattataaaaccttctatatgcttaattgtgtgcttacatgatgtgattatataattgtgatgca is part of the Solanum lycopersicum chromosome 1, SLM_r2.1 genome and harbors:
- the LOC138344433 gene encoding uncharacterized protein yields the protein MLDSRECYGCGETGHIRRNCPKLSYRPPIARGRGGHGRGRYSGGRGGRGNGGNQNGRGDGQMGTTAAQHGRGNGKTGDRAHCYAFPGRSEAETSDAVITGNLLVCDCMASVLFYPGSTFSYVSSSFATVLNLHCELRDIPICVSTPVGESVIVEKLYRSCLVTFVGRNTYVDSVIIEMVDFDVIQGMTWLSPNFAILDCNAKIVTLDKPGTDPLLWEGDYTSTPVHLPGMPPDRDIDFCIDLEQGKLSETQDLVNYCTNPYPASGS